Proteins encoded by one window of Rhodobacteraceae bacterium IMCC1335:
- a CDS encoding ImmA/IrrE family metallo-endopeptidase, protein MAVQKLYAGAKLRDLRRKLSLTQKEFAARLGVSLPYLNQIENNNRPVSSSILLALAQEFGFDITELSSGESERLVSDLREVLVDPVFSEAQPSLGDLRLVAFNAPAFSRAFLDLHRAYKNTQERMMSFDEALGWQDGHMQPNPWEEVRDFFHYCDNYLDAVDRAAESFANGWQGPNWLRGNVEEALAGLGIRVELSDQTPLRHYDKTQNRLSLSAHASPPTQIFQLCLQFALITEEPLLEATLDLARFQSPQARDIAKLGLANYFAGAVMMPYRIFLQAAQDERHDLERLARRFGASLEQVAHRLSTLQRPGAKGIPFFFVRVDQAGNITKRHSATRLQFARFGGACPLWNVHRAFETPGRFLRQLAETPDGARYISLAHDVSKTGGAFGAPAHRYAIALGCEVKHAATMVYADGMDVDTPHAYEPIGVSCRVCDRRACHQRALPPLDKELSIDHDLRENLPYSIQ, encoded by the coding sequence ATGGCCGTTCAAAAGCTCTATGCCGGCGCCAAGCTGCGCGATCTGCGCCGTAAACTGAGTCTGACGCAAAAGGAATTTGCCGCGCGTCTGGGCGTATCGTTGCCCTATTTGAATCAGATTGAAAACAACAACCGGCCGGTCTCCAGTTCTATTCTCTTGGCATTGGCCCAGGAATTCGGCTTTGACATCACTGAATTATCAAGCGGAGAAAGCGAGCGCCTTGTCAGCGATTTGCGCGAAGTTCTGGTGGATCCGGTTTTTAGCGAAGCACAACCCTCGCTTGGCGATCTGCGGCTGGTGGCGTTTAATGCCCCGGCCTTTAGCCGCGCATTTCTGGATCTGCACCGCGCCTATAAAAACACCCAAGAACGCATGATGTCATTTGATGAAGCCTTGGGCTGGCAAGATGGGCATATGCAGCCCAACCCTTGGGAAGAGGTGCGTGATTTCTTTCATTATTGCGACAATTACCTGGACGCGGTTGATAGGGCGGCCGAAAGCTTCGCGAATGGGTGGCAAGGGCCAAACTGGCTGCGCGGAAACGTTGAAGAGGCGCTTGCAGGCTTAGGAATACGCGTGGAATTAAGCGACCAAACCCCCTTGCGGCACTATGATAAGACCCAAAACCGGCTGAGCTTGAGCGCCCATGCCAGCCCACCAACGCAAATTTTTCAACTCTGCCTGCAATTTGCCCTGATCACAGAAGAGCCCTTGCTCGAGGCCACATTGGATTTGGCGAGATTTCAATCGCCTCAAGCCCGCGATATTGCGAAACTCGGCCTGGCCAATTATTTCGCCGGGGCGGTGATGATGCCCTACAGAATATTTTTACAGGCGGCCCAAGACGAACGCCATGATCTGGAAAGATTGGCACGCCGTTTTGGAGCATCCTTAGAACAAGTTGCGCATCGGCTCTCAACGCTGCAGAGGCCCGGCGCGAAAGGTATTCCTTTCTTCTTTGTGCGCGTCGACCAAGCAGGCAACATCACCAAGCGCCACTCTGCCACGCGGCTGCAATTTGCGCGCTTTGGCGGCGCGTGCCCGTTGTGGAATGTGCATCGCGCCTTTGAAACTCCGGGGCGGTTTTTACGGCAATTGGCCGAAACGCCAGATGGGGCGCGTTACATTTCGCTTGCGCATGATGTGTCAAAAACCGGTGGCGCGTTTGGGGCTCCGGCGCATCGCTATGCGATCGCACTGGGCTGCGAAGTAAAACATGCCGCGACTATGGTCTATGCCGATGGAATGGACGTTGACACCCCGCATGCTTATGAACCGATTGGCGTTTCTTGCCGGGTCTGTGATCGGCGCGCCTGCCACCAACGCGCCCTGCCCCCGTTAGATAAAGAGCTTAGCATTGATCATGATCTGCGCGAGAACCTTCCCTATTCCATCCAGTGA
- the betA gene encoding choline dehydrogenase — protein MSAAEADYVIVGAGSAGCALAYRLSESGASVLVVEYGGSDAGPLIQMPGALSFPMNMKRYDWGYWSEPEPHLGGRRLACPRGKVIGGSSSINGMVYVRGHAKDFDAWEAMGASGWSYADVLPYYKRMESWDPAGHGGDASWRGRDGPLHVTRGKRDNPLVQAFVQAGRQAGYQLTDDYNGQQQEGFGPMEHTIHKGARWSAAKAYLRPALQRKNCNLIRGLAQKIVFSGRRAVGVELLAGGGLKTVRAKKEVILASSSINSPKLLMLSGIGPAAHLAAHGIEIVADRPGVGQNLQDHLEVYIQMAASQPVSLFKYWNVFGKAWVGLQWALTRGGPGASNQFESAGFIRSAAGVEYPDLQFHFLPIAVRYDGKAASEGHGFQAHIGPMRSPSRGAVTLRSAKPEDSPKITFNYMSTEKDWIDFRRGIRLTREIFAQEAFRPFVKHEIQPGFELQADAQIDEFIRAHAESAYHPCGTCKMGAVDDPLAVVDPQTNVIGFKGLRVVDSSIFPQITNGNLNGPSIMVGEKASDLILGKTPLARANSQPWLAPDWQTSQR, from the coding sequence ATGAGCGCGGCAGAAGCCGATTATGTGATTGTCGGGGCTGGCAGCGCGGGCTGCGCCCTTGCCTATCGCTTAAGCGAGTCGGGGGCCTCGGTGCTCGTGGTGGAATATGGCGGCAGCGATGCAGGCCCGCTTATTCAAATGCCCGGGGCGCTGAGCTTCCCGATGAATATGAAGCGCTATGATTGGGGCTATTGGTCCGAGCCCGAGCCGCATCTGGGCGGGCGGCGGCTTGCCTGCCCGCGCGGCAAGGTGATCGGGGGGTCCTCTAGCATCAATGGCATGGTGTATGTGCGTGGCCATGCCAAAGATTTCGACGCCTGGGAGGCGATGGGTGCAAGCGGCTGGTCTTACGCGGATGTGCTACCCTATTACAAGCGCATGGAATCCTGGGATCCGGCCGGGCATGGCGGCGATGCCAGCTGGCGCGGAAGGGATGGCCCATTGCATGTGACGCGCGGCAAGCGCGATAACCCCTTGGTGCAGGCTTTTGTGCAGGCGGGCCGGCAGGCCGGCTATCAGCTGACCGACGATTATAACGGCCAGCAGCAAGAGGGCTTTGGCCCGATGGAACATACCATTCACAAAGGGGCCCGCTGGTCCGCTGCAAAAGCCTATCTGCGCCCCGCCTTGCAACGAAAAAATTGTAATCTGATCCGCGGCTTGGCGCAAAAAATCGTGTTTTCTGGACGCCGCGCGGTTGGGGTTGAGCTTTTGGCAGGGGGGGGCTTGAAAACCGTTCGGGCCAAAAAGGAAGTGATTTTAGCAAGCTCTTCGATCAATTCCCCGAAACTATTGATGCTCTCTGGGATTGGCCCTGCCGCGCATCTGGCTGCCCATGGTATCGAAATAGTGGCGGACCGCCCTGGCGTTGGCCAAAATCTTCAGGATCACTTGGAGGTCTATATTCAAATGGCCGCGAGCCAACCGGTGAGCCTGTTTAAATATTGGAACGTGTTTGGCAAGGCGTGGGTTGGGCTGCAATGGGCGCTGACGCGCGGCGGCCCTGGCGCGTCTAATCAATTTGAAAGCGCCGGATTTATTCGTTCAGCCGCGGGGGTTGAATATCCTGATTTGCAATTTCATTTTTTGCCCATCGCGGTGCGGTATGATGGCAAGGCGGCCTCTGAGGGGCACGGGTTTCAAGCCCATATAGGCCCAATGCGCAGCCCGTCTCGTGGGGCGGTTACTTTGCGGTCAGCCAAGCCAGAAGACAGCCCAAAAATCACCTTTAACTATATGTCTACCGAAAAAGATTGGATAGATTTCCGCCGCGGTATTCGCCTCACGCGAGAGATCTTCGCGCAAGAGGCCTTTCGGCCTTTTGTAAAACATGAAATTCAACCCGGCTTTGAGTTGCAAGCCGATGCCCAGATTGACGAATTTATCCGCGCCCATGCCGAAAGCGCCTATCACCCCTGCGGCACCTGTAAAATGGGGGCGGTGGATGATCCTTTGGCCGTGGTCGATCCGCAAACAAATGTGATTGGTTTTAAGGGGCTGCGCGTGGTTGATAGCAGTATTTTCCCACAAATCACCAATGGCAATTTAAACGGGCCTTCGATTATGGTTGGCGAGAAAGCCAGCGATCTTATTTTGGGTAAAACGCCGCTTGCGCGCGCCAATTCACAGCCTTGGTTGGCGCCGGATTGGCAGACCAGCCAGCGCTGA
- the betB gene encoding betaine-aldehyde dehydrogenase: protein MYSTQPTASHFIDGRYVDDISGARFDVIYPASGAVIAQIYAGTDHIIEQALSAAQAAQQDWAARSGTERGRVLRRAADLIRARNRELSVLETHDTGKPLSETLYADATSGADALEYFGGLAGNVTGEHIQLGEDWVYTRREALGVCLGIGAWNYPTQIACWKAAPALACGNAMIFKPSETTPLCALKIAEILSEAGLPDGVFNVVQGQGDVGAALLEDSRINKVSLTGSVATGRKVYQSAAADLKQVTLELGGKSPLIIFEDADLDNAVGGAILANFYSSGQICSNGTRVFVHKTIKEAFLDRLSARLDRAVIGDPLDETTNFGPLVSDRQMQIVQGFIAQGISEGARLVCGGQRLERPGFYLAPTVFADVSDEMTIAREEIFGPVLSVLDFDDERDVVARANKTEYGLSAGVFTRDISRAHRVIGKLQAGSCFINSYNDAPVEAPFGGMKLSGIGRENSKNAIEHYSQLKSVYVRMGDVDAPF from the coding sequence GCTTCAGGGGCTGTTATCGCGCAGATATACGCGGGTACGGATCATATTATAGAGCAGGCGCTAAGCGCGGCGCAGGCCGCGCAGCAAGATTGGGCGGCGCGCTCGGGCACTGAACGGGGGCGCGTATTGCGCCGCGCTGCCGATCTGATCCGCGCCCGCAACCGAGAGCTGTCGGTTCTAGAAACCCATGATACGGGCAAACCACTTTCGGAAACGCTATATGCGGATGCCACCAGCGGCGCCGATGCGCTTGAATATTTCGGGGGTTTGGCGGGAAATGTGACTGGAGAGCATATCCAGCTTGGCGAAGATTGGGTCTATACGCGCCGCGAAGCTTTGGGGGTCTGTCTTGGCATTGGTGCCTGGAATTACCCGACGCAAATTGCCTGCTGGAAAGCTGCGCCAGCCTTGGCCTGCGGCAATGCGATGATTTTCAAACCATCAGAAACCACGCCGCTTTGCGCGCTGAAAATCGCCGAAATCCTCAGCGAAGCTGGTTTGCCAGATGGCGTGTTCAACGTTGTACAAGGGCAGGGCGATGTTGGCGCGGCGTTGCTGGAGGATTCGCGCATTAACAAAGTTTCGCTCACCGGATCGGTCGCCACGGGGCGCAAAGTTTACCAAAGCGCCGCCGCGGATCTGAAGCAGGTGACGCTTGAGCTGGGGGGTAAATCGCCGCTGATTATCTTTGAAGATGCGGATTTGGACAATGCCGTTGGCGGCGCGATCCTCGCGAATTTCTACTCGTCAGGTCAAATTTGTTCCAACGGCACGCGGGTGTTTGTGCATAAAACCATCAAAGAGGCGTTTTTGGATCGGTTAAGCGCGCGGCTTGACCGGGCGGTGATCGGCGATCCGCTGGATGAAACCACAAATTTTGGTCCGCTGGTCAGTGATCGGCAGATGCAGATTGTTCAGGGGTTCATCGCGCAAGGTATTTCCGAGGGTGCGCGGTTGGTCTGCGGAGGGCAGCGGCTCGAGCGCCCGGGCTTTTATTTGGCGCCGACCGTGTTTGCAGATGTCAGCGATGAGATGACGATCGCGCGCGAAGAAATATTTGGGCCGGTTCTCAGCGTTTTGGATTTTGACGATGAGAGGGATGTGGTGGCGCGCGCGAATAAAACCGAATATGGGCTCTCTGCGGGGGTTTTTACCCGTGATATCAGCCGCGCGCATCGTGTTATTGGCAAATTGCAGGCGGGCAGTTGCTTTATCAATTCATATAATGATGCCCCCGTCGAGGCGCCTTTTGGCGGCATGAAATTATCCGGTATCGGGCGCGAAAACTCGAAAAACGCGATTGAGCATTATTCGCAGTTGAAATCGGTCTATGTTCGTATGGGGGATGTTGATGCACCGTTTTAA